The sequence TACtctataaataaaagaatacgTTTGAAAgcagtaaatattttttaaaaaagcccTCAAAAGGTAATTATccctttaaataattaaaaaaaaaaaaggaaagaccAGAAAATGTAAAGGATAATTAATGTGTTAGCGATAACtttctcaattaattacttagtCCCGTTTACTTATAAGTCAAAAGtcataagttaaaatttttaatttatggcctttgatttatttttattattttagctttgcaataagtatttataaacattttttaacttttctcaAACACTTCAAAACTGCTTAAAAGTTATTTTGCCTTAAAAGCACCTAAATAAGTCAGTTTAAACGGACACTTACTCGGACCTATATCAAGTGAATTGAAATGtgacatatgaaaaatatttaaggaaataaatgaaaagatcttttatcttttaaattatgTCTAAATCATTCTCCtaaaaatgtaatataattaataacctcattaaaaaaaaaacattggaAAAGATCCCAACAATTCTTTTGATCTTTAAgaatttcaatcatttttaaaactataaaagGACATTGTAACAATAcacttaaaatataaattaattggtgaaaataAAATCTaccattcatttcatttactTAGTCAAAATCAATCACAttatatttcttctatttttgcacgattttacccaaaaaaaaaataaaatctatctAGGCATGTGAAGCTAATCTTGTCTcaaattcatttataaatacaATATCTAAGTTCACTTCATCTCTCAATCTTATATATACACCATCAATTTCAACATCCGAATTGTCAAAAGGAAATTAgtttataatcatcaatatggAATCACATTTCCACCTAGTTCTCATCCTTAGATTTCTCTTTTTCATCGGTGAGCAGAGTCCTCAGATTTCTCTGTTACagttattattgattattttttatacgaAATTAATTTTCATGTTATGCTACATTATACGTGGTCTATAATAATATTCCATTATATATACAGGCGGAGATTGCGCAGTTTTCACATTGAAAAACAATTGTAATGTGACAATATGGCCAGGAAGTTTATCAGGAGCAGGTCATCCCTTGCTAATTAGTGGAGGTTTAGAATTGCAACCATATGAGACTACACAAATTGATGCACCTACTGGTTGGTCAGGTCGTTTCTGGGCACGAACCCACTGCCAATTTGACACCTCAGGTAGTTAAACACGAGTACGTAAGTTGTGTCATGTCGTTGTACTTTTACTGATCACTTTtagcatttaaaaaaaaacattgttttCCATGTTTTATATTCTCAACATTTGTTAAatattccttaatttatttttcaagaccCAAAATTAAACGCGAGTATTGTGgtgaaatattcatattaattattgtttctTGACTTGTATCAACTTCTTATGGCTAGTAGAGGGAACTTTAATGTAATTGTGAATCTAACAGAAATAACTTAAGGGTTGGCCCAACATAATTCTCCTTACATGCCGTCAAAGATGAGCGAGGATCAAATAGTTAGCTAACGAAGGCTAATAAAATAGAACTAGAGTCGTGAAATTTAAGCGGCACACAAAGCTTAAACTGGAGAAGTAAAAGTGAATGGAGGGAGTATTACATTTTACCTACCTTTTTTCCACCCAAGATATCCTTGCTATGTCATTAATAGTAGGGACATTTTCgtcttttcattaaaagaaTCTCCTTTCATGTCTTAAAAGTCGAATTGCGACAATAGATTGATGTTATCTAATTATTCCAAATTCTGCGTACGCTACTGCAGGTAAAGGGACATGTGCCACAGCAGACTGCGGCGGAGTACTCCAATGCAATGGTGCTGGTGGCACTCCACCAGCCTCATTAGCAGAGTTCACACTTGATAGTCCAATGGATTTCTATGATGTTAGCTTTGTTGATGGTTTCAATATCCCAATATCAGTTCACCCTTCAGGTGGAACTGGAAATTGTTCAAATATACAATGTTGTTCAGACATAAACTTACAATGTCCTCAAGAATTACAATTGAATACATATGATGGTACAACTGTTGCATGTAAAAGTGCATGTTTTGCTTTTAATAAACCAGAGTATTGTTGCACTGGGGAATTCAACAATCCAACCACATGTAAACCTACAGAGTACTCACAATATTTTAAGAATAGTTGTAAAGATGCTTATAGTTATGCTTATGATGATGCAACTAGTATTTTTACATGTAAGGGGGCTAATTATTTGATCTCATTTTGTTGATTTGAAATATACAAATGGCAAGTTTGGTGGCTtactttgtttatgtttttattgcACAAGTTTGTGGattcaaaaatactttattGAATAGGGCAATATGTGTGGATGAATATTGATACATACATGAAAATCATGTGAGTTCATAAGtggaataaaaaaacaattgtaTTAGTTACTTTTGAAGGAATGAAGGATAGTACTTGTTTTCAATAAACTATGGGTTCAAGATTTTCTATACTAAAGGGGCATCTCGGTAAACAGTATTATCTTGCATTTTTACAAGAGGTTATTTCCAAGACGTGAACCCATAATGTCTTGGTCACGTGATAACAACTTTACAAATTACTCCAAGGCTCTTGAAATGTAAACAAAAACCTCATAtccttttcttaaattttttaggtttaattctgtttaagtctttaaaattaagttttcttaatattctttaaaaaatttaaatggtcactcttttctttttctaagtattttttaaattattttatacttagaatattttaaaaaaaacgatTTTTCTAGAGATAGTAAAATCGTGACATAACAAAAATGACTGACTTTGCTGGATTTTGAAACCTCCTCTAGTCCTCTGCATTCAAGAACTGGGAAACTAAATATTGGAGAATTGGTGGTTGACAAATGAAAAAGATGATACTTAATATGTAAGAAATTAGGGGTGCAAGCAAATTCAGTAGTCTACTTTCTTCTATtctaataaaatcaaattaggGATAGATTCTTGACATATCAATCAAATAGGTTATGATACATTAACGGACAATACGTGTAAATTGGATCTTTCTATACCTCTAAATTCATTGTGTTACATTAACGACAAAGAAATCATGTCAGGAGTTTCAAACTGAGAGCCCCCATTTGAGAGATCACCTACTCAATCAACCCAGTCAGCCTTGCGGGTATAGGATTTTGTTCTTATAAGAAGGGACTTATAACACAAAAAACATTATACGTTGAAAAGAGACCAACAGAACTGAAGGGAAAGCAAGAAAGAGTAGCAGATTATAGATTCGTTGCAAAATATTCATCATAAAAATTTCAGTCACAAAGGATGATTAATCAGACTCTCTTTTTGGGACGGTCAAATAAACATTTAGCATAAGACCAAGATTGAAATTCAATGGTTTTGAACTGTAATTCTTTTTACACTAATGACGAAAGTGCAAATTAGAGAGAGGAAAGTGGATGAATACCAATGTAGCATCATGTAGTTGTAGTAGCACTCAAATTTGCATTTGATAGACGTGCCTAGCATTGAAATCTGATACATGTAAAAACCTATACAACTTTGAGAACCACTTTGATTGACTCCTACTATGATCTGCAACAGCTGTATGAGCTCCCACTTGGTACAGGTCCTTGGCCAGGAACAACAATTTCCTTTCCCCTGAGGAGAGCTGAACTCCCAGCGGCGGATTCTGCCTCATTGGCAACAAGGGATTTCTTGCTGACAACCCTATATATCTCCGTCAAGACATTAACAAAAGCTGTATCCACATTTGTTGCTTCTAGGGCCGATGTTTCAATAAAGAACAAGTTCTCTTTCTCAGCAAACTCTTTCGCATCCTCAGTAGGTACAGCACGAAGACTACCCAAGTCAGTCTTGTTGCCTACAAGCATGATGACAATGTTTTTATCAGCATGGCCCCGCAGTTCCTCCAACCACCTAGCGATATGATCAAAAGATTGACGTTTGGTGATGTCATAGACTAGCATTGCTCCAACAGCACCTCGGTAGTACGCACTTGTCACTGCCCTATATCTGGAGCCACACACCATATATAAGTTTTTTGTCCCAAAAGGCCACAGGGAGCATCACAGGAACGAAAGAGACATTTTTTGAGCAAGCACAAGTATAATCACATATGATGATGGTAATGCCACATATAGCCATATTGAACCAAAACAACTAAGACATCCAGAATGGTTTGGCACATTTAGAACAATATATCTGCATGATAATAGACAAGCATAATTATGCATGATAAAGCACATTTATTTGATTCTCCATCTGATTTAGGCTAACGAAATTACTTAAGTTAATATGAGTAGACCAGCTTAGGGTGTTCCACAGTGATCAATAATCACTGGACTAGGTCAAATTTTTCAACTATCTTTTAGAGGAAAACACTGTTCTTTCTTTTGCAACTCTTTCTACCTTCATGAGAGGGGCCATATAccagaaaaggaaaaaaacgcAACAAGGCATGTCATAATTCAGATTAAATAAGTGCAGCAACCATAACTATTGAAAACATTCAGTTCAGCTCTCTATTTTCATGATTcaaattagattgaaattataTTGAACTTTTGTATCTTCATCTGCATAATTAAATTCgatttactttcttttatttcttggGAGGGTACTCATTTCCCACATGTAAATATAAACCTTCACACAAGACTAAACTTCTTAAGCATTCCGGTGTTCATTGCATGTGATTAGTCTCGTGGAGATGATAACTTCCACATATTTGCTCATGATAATATTTCATTGGCTTTACTAatccaagaaaaaaaacaatggTTGTTGTTAGACAGTCTACAACAGATGCCATGTATTCACAGTCCCTCCCCAAGGCACATAAAATGATGCACAATACATTCTACCTTCGAGGTGATATAGAGTACTGATAATTATATCCGCAGTCCAACACTCCTAAAACGAAACAAGGAAATAAAAGAAGCAACTACCATTCTCTCCATAATCAAAGCGGAACTAAGTCTGAGTTATTCATTTAATACAGAGTAATCATTCATCGCCCGGCAATGGATTCTATTTAGCTACAGTCCACCTACCTGACTTATAGTGGTTTCTTTTTAGATACATGAATCAGACTTCCAAATGTAAGCTTATAAAAATCAGGGAAAGG comes from Solanum pennellii chromosome 1, SPENNV200 and encodes:
- the LOC107006142 gene encoding pathogenesis-related protein 5-like, giving the protein MESHFHLVLILRFLFFIGGDCAVFTLKNNCNVTIWPGSLSGAGHPLLISGGLELQPYETTQIDAPTGWSGRFWARTHCQFDTSGKGTCATADCGGVLQCNGAGGTPPASLAEFTLDSPMDFYDVSFVDGFNIPISVHPSGGTGNCSNIQCCSDINLQCPQELQLNTYDGTTVACKSACFAFNKPEYCCTGEFNNPTTCKPTEYSQYFKNSCKDAYSYAYDDATSIFTCKGANYLISFC
- the LOC107008526 gene encoding ras-related protein RGP1 codes for the protein MSKLYGGDFNQKIDYVFKAVLIGDSAVGKSQLLARFSRNEFSLDSKATIGVEFQTRTLEIDHKTIKAQIWDTAGQERYRAVTSAYYRGAVGAMLVYDITKRQSFDHIARWLEELRGHADKNIVIMLVGNKTDLGSLRAVPTEDAKEFAEKENLFFIETSALEATNVDTAFVNVLTEIYRVVSKKSLVANEAESAAGSSALLRGKEIVVPGQGPVPSGSSYSCCRS